A genomic window from Salvia splendens isolate huo1 chromosome 11, SspV2, whole genome shotgun sequence includes:
- the LOC121753989 gene encoding bifunctional dihydrofolate reductase-thymidylate synthase 1-like isoform X1, producing MGGDTNSKECSASGEVNATPVSHRTYQVVVAATQDMGIGKDGNLPWRLPGDLKLFKDITMNTSDSTKKNAVIMGRKTWESIPQKFRPLPGRLNVVLTRSGNFDIAAGSDNVILCGSVSSALKLLGEPPYGSSIEKVFLIGGGQILRETLNAEDCDAIHITEIKSHFECDTFIPPIDTSVYQPWYSSFPIEENGINYCFATYVRLKTSNRKPAECGHDMNCNGNSLSHSIKPKLSDFSLLPKIIFEKHEEFLYLRLVQDILSNGNKKDDRTGTGTLSKFGCQMRFNLRKSFPLLTTKRVFWRGVVEELLWFISGSTNAKILQEKGIHIWDGNASREYLDSIALTDREDGDLGPVYGFQWRHFGARYTNMHADYTGQGFDQLLDVINKIKNKPDDRRIILSAWNPSDLKLMALPPCHMFSQFYVANGELSCQMYQRSADMGLGVPFNIASYALLTCMLAHVCDLVPGDFVHVIGDAHVYKTHISPLQDQLKKLPRPFPILKINPEKKEIDSFVAADFELRNYEPHQKIEMKMAV from the exons ATGGGTGGGGATACAAATTCAAAAGAATGCTCCGCTAGCGGTGAGGTGAATGCTACTCCAGTTTCCCATAGGACTTATCAGGTTGTGGTGGCTGCAACTCAAGATATGGGTATCGGGAAAGATGGTAACTTGCCATGGCGATTGCCTGGTGATCTTAAACTTTTCAAAGATATCACCATGAATACATCAGATTCCACTAAGAAAAATGCTGTGATTATGGGGAGGAAAACTTGGGAAAGTATTCCTCAAAAATTCCGACCCTTGCCTGGTCGTCTCAATGTTGTGCTGACGCGTTCTGGAAATTTTGATATTGCCGCTGGTTCTGataatgttattttatgtgGAAGTGTTTCATCTGCTTTGAAACTGTTGGGAGAGCCCCCCTATGGTTCGTCCATAGAGAAGGTTTTCCTGATAGGAGGTGGCCAGATTTTGAG GGAAACCCTTAATGCTGAGGATTGTGATGCTATCCACATAACTGAAATCAAGAGTCATTTTGAATGTGACACATTTATACCTCCTATTGATACATCAGTTTACCAGCCATGGTACTCATCCTTCCCCATTGAGGAGAATGGGATCAATTACTGTTTTGCGACATATGTGCGACTAAAAACTTCGAATAGGAAACCTGCCGAGTGTGGACATGATATGAATTGCAATGGAAATAGTTTATCACATTCCATAAAGCCCAAACTTTCAGATTTCTCTTTGCTTCCGAAGATTATTTTTGAGAAGCATGAAGAGTTTCTCTATTTGAGACTGGTTCAAGATATTCTTTCTAATGGGAACAAAAAGGATGACCGCACAGGGACTGGCACTCTTTCAAAATTTGGCTGCCAG ATGCGCTTTAACCTGAGGAAATCTTTCCCTCTTCTTACAACAAAG AGGGTTTTCTGGCGTGGAGTTGTTGAAGAGCTTTTGTGGTTTATCAGTGGATCAACAAATGCTAAG ATTCTACAAGAAAAAGGGATACATATATGGGATGGCAATGCATCTAGAGAATACCTCGACAG TATTGCTTTGACAGACAGGGAAGACGGAGATTTGGGACCGGTATACGGTTTCCAGTGGAGACATTTTGGTGCTAG GTACACCAATATGCATGCAGACTATACAGGGCAAGGGTTTGATCAGTTGCTAGATGTGATTAATAAGATTAAGAATAAACCAGATGACAGGCGTATTATTCTTTCTGCATGGAATCCCTCTGATCTTAAGTTAATGGCCTTACCCCCTTGTCACATGTTTAGTCAG TTTTATGTAGCCAATGGTGAGCTATCATGTCAGATGTATCAACGCTCTGCTGACATGGGTCTTGGGGTGCCATTTAACATCGCATCCTATGCTCTGCTGACATGCATGCTCGCTCACGTTTGTG ATCTTGTTCCCGGTGATTTTGTTCATGTCATTGGAGATGCTCATGTTTATAAGACTCATATCAGCCCTCTGCAGGACCAGCTTAAAAAACTTCCGAGGCCTTTCCCT ATACTGAAGATCAACC
- the LOC121753989 gene encoding bifunctional dihydrofolate reductase-thymidylate synthase 1-like isoform X2, whose translation MKMISCCCTRIPIALFCKKAAVDYTFPSSIFTLASHSLILRPLEARKLFTGKRFCSAYLVMGGDTNSKECSASGEVNATPVSHRTYQVVVAATQDMGIGKDGNLPWRLPGDLKLFKDITMNTSDSTKKNAVIMGRKTWESIPQKFRPLPGRLNVVLTRSGNFDIAAGSDNVILCGSVSSALKLLGEPPYGSSIEKVFLIGGGQILRETLNAEDCDAIHITEIKSHFECDTFIPPIDTSVYQPWYSSFPIEENGINYCFATYVRLKTSNRKPAECGHDMNCNGNSLSHSIKPKLSDFSLLPKIIFEKHEEFLYLRLVQDILSNGNKKDDRTGTGTLSKFGCQMRFNLRKSFPLLTTKRVFWRGVVEELLWFISGSTNAKILQEKGIHIWDGNASREYLDSIALTDREDGDLGPVYGFQWRHFGARYTNMHADYTGQGFDQLLDVINKIKNKPDDRRIILSAWNPSDLKLMALPPCHMFSQFYVANGELSCQMYQRSADMGLGVPFNIASYALLTCMLAHVCDLVPGDFVHVIGDAHVYKTHISPLQDQLKKLPRPFPILKINPEKKEIDSFVAADFELRNYEPHQKIEMKMAV comes from the exons GCTGCAGTTGACTACACTTTTCCGAGTAGTATATTTACTTTGGCATCACATTCATTGATCTTGCGGCCTCTTGAAGCTCGTAAACTGTTTACTGGGAAAAGATTCTGTTCGGCATATTTAGTAATGGGTGGGGATACAAATTCAAAAGAATGCTCCGCTAGCGGTGAGGTGAATGCTACTCCAGTTTCCCATAGGACTTATCAGGTTGTGGTGGCTGCAACTCAAGATATGGGTATCGGGAAAGATGGTAACTTGCCATGGCGATTGCCTGGTGATCTTAAACTTTTCAAAGATATCACCATGAATACATCAGATTCCACTAAGAAAAATGCTGTGATTATGGGGAGGAAAACTTGGGAAAGTATTCCTCAAAAATTCCGACCCTTGCCTGGTCGTCTCAATGTTGTGCTGACGCGTTCTGGAAATTTTGATATTGCCGCTGGTTCTGataatgttattttatgtgGAAGTGTTTCATCTGCTTTGAAACTGTTGGGAGAGCCCCCCTATGGTTCGTCCATAGAGAAGGTTTTCCTGATAGGAGGTGGCCAGATTTTGAG GGAAACCCTTAATGCTGAGGATTGTGATGCTATCCACATAACTGAAATCAAGAGTCATTTTGAATGTGACACATTTATACCTCCTATTGATACATCAGTTTACCAGCCATGGTACTCATCCTTCCCCATTGAGGAGAATGGGATCAATTACTGTTTTGCGACATATGTGCGACTAAAAACTTCGAATAGGAAACCTGCCGAGTGTGGACATGATATGAATTGCAATGGAAATAGTTTATCACATTCCATAAAGCCCAAACTTTCAGATTTCTCTTTGCTTCCGAAGATTATTTTTGAGAAGCATGAAGAGTTTCTCTATTTGAGACTGGTTCAAGATATTCTTTCTAATGGGAACAAAAAGGATGACCGCACAGGGACTGGCACTCTTTCAAAATTTGGCTGCCAG ATGCGCTTTAACCTGAGGAAATCTTTCCCTCTTCTTACAACAAAG AGGGTTTTCTGGCGTGGAGTTGTTGAAGAGCTTTTGTGGTTTATCAGTGGATCAACAAATGCTAAG ATTCTACAAGAAAAAGGGATACATATATGGGATGGCAATGCATCTAGAGAATACCTCGACAG TATTGCTTTGACAGACAGGGAAGACGGAGATTTGGGACCGGTATACGGTTTCCAGTGGAGACATTTTGGTGCTAG GTACACCAATATGCATGCAGACTATACAGGGCAAGGGTTTGATCAGTTGCTAGATGTGATTAATAAGATTAAGAATAAACCAGATGACAGGCGTATTATTCTTTCTGCATGGAATCCCTCTGATCTTAAGTTAATGGCCTTACCCCCTTGTCACATGTTTAGTCAG TTTTATGTAGCCAATGGTGAGCTATCATGTCAGATGTATCAACGCTCTGCTGACATGGGTCTTGGGGTGCCATTTAACATCGCATCCTATGCTCTGCTGACATGCATGCTCGCTCACGTTTGTG ATCTTGTTCCCGGTGATTTTGTTCATGTCATTGGAGATGCTCATGTTTATAAGACTCATATCAGCCCTCTGCAGGACCAGCTTAAAAAACTTCCGAGGCCTTTCCCT ATACTGAAGATCAACC